In Asanoa sp. WMMD1127, one genomic interval encodes:
- a CDS encoding TetR/AcrR family transcriptional regulator, whose amino-acid sequence MTRFTDLTDAAIAVVAEQGMRGLTHRAVDARAGLPLGTTSAYFRTRKALIEGLVGRLAELDNADVATQTLDPPPTDPTAFADAVAGVLDTWLTAGRERTLARYACLLEATHHPELRTILAYGRASRDQARALMTAAGVANPGQAGDHFVACVDGLLFDRLAGAGALTAPAPGTPENRADLATAVGKLLAAFTAS is encoded by the coding sequence GTGACCCGCTTCACCGACCTGACCGACGCCGCGATCGCCGTGGTGGCCGAGCAGGGCATGCGCGGCCTCACCCACCGGGCGGTGGACGCGCGGGCGGGCCTGCCCCTGGGCACGACGTCGGCGTACTTCCGGACCCGCAAGGCGCTGATCGAGGGCCTGGTCGGTCGCCTCGCCGAGCTGGACAACGCCGATGTGGCCACGCAGACGCTCGACCCGCCGCCGACCGATCCGACGGCGTTCGCCGACGCGGTGGCCGGGGTGCTCGACACCTGGCTGACGGCGGGCCGCGAACGCACCCTGGCCCGCTACGCCTGCCTGCTCGAGGCGACGCACCATCCCGAACTGCGCACGATCCTGGCGTACGGCCGCGCCTCCCGCGACCAGGCCCGCGCGCTGATGACAGCGGCCGGCGTGGCGAACCCGGGCCAGGCCGGCGACCACTTCGTCGCCTGCGTCGACGGGCTGCTGTTCGACCGCCTCGCCGGCGCCGGCGCGCTCACCGCCCCGGCACCCGGGACGCCGGAGAACCGCGCCGACCTGGCCACGGCGGTCGGCAAGCTGCTGGCCGCGTTCACCGCAAGCTAG